From Cellulomonas fimi ATCC 484, a single genomic window includes:
- a CDS encoding metallophosphoesterase family protein — MEPPLTDGPVRVVATADTHVPARARDLPDALWDAVDDADLVLHAGDWVAASLVDRLAGRARRLLACHGNNDGPDVRARVPLLATAQVGGVRLGVVHETGAAAGRERRCDADHPGLDVLVFGHSHIPWDTTTPRGLRLLNPGSPTDRRRQPTGTFLTFTLADGGVHDLVLHRVPPRTARPAARPAAAPAAPPAAPRSG, encoded by the coding sequence GTGGAGCCTCCCCTGACCGACGGGCCCGTACGCGTCGTCGCGACGGCCGACACGCACGTGCCCGCCCGGGCCCGGGACCTGCCGGACGCCCTGTGGGACGCGGTCGACGACGCGGACCTCGTGCTGCACGCGGGGGACTGGGTGGCGGCCTCGCTCGTCGACCGGCTCGCCGGACGTGCGCGGCGCCTGCTCGCCTGCCACGGCAACAACGACGGGCCCGACGTCCGCGCGCGGGTCCCGCTGCTCGCCACCGCGCAGGTCGGGGGCGTCCGGCTCGGCGTCGTGCACGAGACCGGCGCGGCGGCGGGCCGCGAGCGGCGCTGCGACGCGGACCACCCCGGCCTCGACGTCCTCGTCTTCGGGCACTCGCACATCCCGTGGGACACCACGACCCCGCGTGGCCTGCGGCTGCTCAACCCGGGGTCGCCCACCGACCGGCGCCGGCAGCCCACCGGGACGTTCCTCACGTTCACCCTGGCCGACGGCGGCGTGCACGACCTCGTCCTGCACCGCGTCCCGCCGCGCACCGCACGGCCCGCCGCACGACCCGCCGCAGCACCGGCTGCACCACCCGCCGCGCCGCGCAGCGGCTGA
- a CDS encoding AraC family transcriptional regulator, producing the protein MFERDATTGTGGVLRGAGAPAFRLERYAPPEDLADVVERFWTVRWSLPPGVHVTQTVLPHACVNLVAEPGLFAAHGIPSGRFDREIAGTGAVVGTKFRPGGFDAYARHVLGRRAARLGATRRDAVIPARDLLGDAAEVGPALLAAVGRGDDAAAVAQVVDVLRAARPGPPEADPALDQVHRAFAAVVGGRLGPDARVDDLAALAGLSTRTLQRLLRERVGVGPKWVLQRHRVHLAAELIAQAPDGDLAQVAARAGYYDQSHLTTDFAALAGITPGAYARRCADALQGAARDA; encoded by the coding sequence GTGTTCGAACGCGACGCGACGACGGGCACGGGCGGCGTCCTGCGCGGGGCGGGCGCGCCCGCGTTCCGGCTCGAGCGGTACGCGCCCCCGGAGGACCTCGCCGACGTCGTCGAGCGGTTCTGGACGGTGCGGTGGTCGCTGCCGCCCGGCGTGCACGTGACGCAGACCGTCCTGCCGCACGCGTGCGTCAACCTCGTCGCCGAGCCCGGCCTGTTCGCGGCGCACGGCATCCCGTCGGGCCGGTTCGACCGGGAGATCGCGGGCACGGGGGCCGTCGTCGGCACCAAGTTCCGGCCCGGCGGGTTCGACGCGTACGCGCGGCACGTGCTCGGCCGGCGCGCGGCCCGGCTCGGTGCGACCCGTCGCGACGCCGTGATCCCCGCCCGCGACCTGCTGGGCGACGCGGCCGAGGTGGGACCCGCGCTGCTGGCCGCGGTCGGACGCGGCGACGACGCCGCAGCGGTCGCGCAGGTGGTCGACGTGCTGCGCGCCGCGCGTCCTGGGCCGCCGGAGGCCGACCCCGCGCTCGACCAGGTGCACCGGGCGTTCGCCGCGGTCGTCGGCGGGCGGCTCGGGCCGGACGCGCGGGTCGACGACCTCGCCGCGCTCGCAGGGCTGTCGACCCGGACGCTCCAGCGGCTGCTGCGCGAGCGCGTCGGCGTCGGCCCCAAGTGGGTGCTGCAGCGGCACCGCGTGCACCTCGCCGCCGAGCTCATCGCGCAGGCGCCCGACGGGGACCTCGCACAGGTCGCGGCGCGCGCCGGCTACTACGACCAGTCGCACCTCACGACGGACTTCGCGGCCCTCGCCGGGATCACGCCCGGCGCCTACGCCCGGCGCTGCGCCGACGCGCTCCAGGGGGCCGCGCGCGACGCCTAG
- a CDS encoding diacylglycerol/lipid kinase family protein codes for MTGTATPTEPAPQQRHGDDPLRTAVVVNPNRVEGTEELRAQITEQLAAAGWPAPAWLETTADDPGTGQARQAVEDGVDVVLVCGGDGTVRAVVEGLVGTDTALAVLPGGTGNLLAANLDVPTNVPDGVDTVLQRGRRQIDVGRADGQVFAVMAGMGLDAATMDDAPTKLKNRAGSIAYVFSALKHLADDEMRVEVVVDGGPPLRRHARSVLIGNVGRLQGGVTLLPDAQPDTGVMEVAIIAPRNVGHWLQLLVGIALRRSRVPRREMLRGAHVVVRCDRPQPRQLDGDVLEPGRTLEVKVEPSSLWVCVHQPDSSPDLAEGGPSNL; via the coding sequence GTGACCGGAACCGCGACCCCCACCGAGCCCGCGCCCCAGCAGCGGCACGGCGACGACCCGCTGCGCACGGCGGTCGTCGTCAACCCGAACCGGGTGGAGGGCACCGAGGAGCTGCGCGCCCAGATCACCGAGCAGCTCGCCGCGGCGGGCTGGCCCGCCCCCGCGTGGCTCGAGACGACCGCCGACGACCCGGGCACCGGGCAGGCCCGGCAGGCCGTCGAGGACGGGGTCGACGTCGTGCTCGTGTGCGGCGGGGACGGGACGGTGCGCGCCGTCGTCGAGGGGCTCGTCGGCACGGACACCGCGCTCGCCGTGCTGCCGGGCGGGACCGGCAACCTGCTCGCCGCCAACCTCGACGTTCCGACGAACGTGCCCGACGGTGTCGACACCGTGCTGCAGCGCGGGCGCCGGCAGATCGACGTCGGGCGCGCCGACGGTCAGGTCTTCGCCGTCATGGCCGGCATGGGGCTCGACGCGGCCACCATGGACGACGCCCCGACGAAGCTCAAGAACCGCGCGGGCTCGATCGCCTACGTGTTCTCGGCCCTCAAGCACCTCGCGGACGACGAGATGCGCGTCGAGGTCGTCGTCGACGGCGGGCCGCCGCTGCGCCGGCACGCGCGCTCGGTGCTCATCGGCAACGTCGGCCGGCTGCAGGGTGGTGTCACGCTGCTGCCGGACGCGCAGCCGGACACGGGTGTCATGGAGGTCGCGATCATCGCGCCCCGCAACGTCGGGCACTGGCTGCAGCTGCTCGTCGGCATCGCGCTGCGCCGTTCCCGCGTGCCGCGTCGCGAGATGCTGCGCGGCGCGCACGTGGTGGTCCGCTGCGACCGCCCGCAGCCGCGCCAGCTGGACGGGGACGTCCTCGAGCCGGGGCGCACGCTGGAGGTGAAGGTCGAGCCGTCGAGCCTGTGGGTGTGCGTGCACCAGCCCGACTCCTCGCCGGACCTCGCCGAGGGCGGGCCCAGCAACCTGTGA
- a CDS encoding trimeric intracellular cation channel family protein, which produces MIADLPYEPLLEILGVYVSAMSGALAAVRKQFDVFGILVLGWATGLGGGMLRDVLIGAVPPVGISDWRLIVTAVAGGLTMYFFHPRLERARRAIVMLDAGALAIFTVVGTIKGLELGTTATAAVVVGVMTGVGGGVLRDLLTGEVPVVLHHRQLYAVPALLGSSLVVLLWWWDRLDPWTVAASVLLVFALRVAALRFRLTVPGPWRGFPQR; this is translated from the coding sequence GTGATCGCCGACCTGCCCTACGAGCCGCTGCTCGAGATCCTCGGGGTGTACGTGAGCGCCATGTCGGGCGCGCTCGCGGCGGTCCGCAAGCAGTTCGACGTGTTCGGCATCCTCGTCCTGGGCTGGGCGACCGGTCTGGGCGGCGGGATGCTGCGCGACGTGCTCATCGGCGCGGTGCCACCGGTCGGCATCTCCGACTGGCGGCTGATCGTCACGGCCGTCGCCGGCGGGCTCACGATGTACTTCTTCCACCCGCGGCTCGAGCGGGCGCGGCGCGCCATCGTCATGCTCGACGCGGGGGCGCTCGCGATCTTCACCGTCGTCGGCACGATCAAGGGCCTCGAGCTCGGCACGACCGCCACCGCGGCCGTCGTCGTCGGCGTCATGACGGGGGTGGGCGGGGGAGTCCTGCGGGACCTCCTGACGGGTGAAGTTCCCGTGGTGCTGCACCACCGCCAGCTCTACGCCGTCCCGGCGCTGCTCGGGTCGAGCCTCGTCGTCCTGCTGTGGTGGTGGGACCGGCTGGACCCGTGGACGGTGGCGGCATCGGTGCTGCTCGTCTTCGCGCTGCGGGTCGCCGCGCTGCGGTTCCGGCTCACCGTGCCGGGCCCGTGGCGCGGGTTCCCGCAGCGCTGA
- a CDS encoding manganese catalase family protein, which produces MYLHVQRLINDIEADEPDPAAANALQEGLGGQFGEMRTMMQYLFQSMNFRGPAGKPYRDLLQGIGTEEISHVELIGTTIVRLLDGSPRYNGKKTDPLDEPGAGGRTPLENALHESNIHHYLVASQGALPVDAAGNPWSGSYVYNSGNLVLDLLYNLMLESTGRLQKCRIYEMTSNKTARSTISYLIVRDQAHENAYARALETLGVSWASVLPIPKTNAEKFPEVRKLLDLGLQSKQYSFDLTAQSEAGRIFQGMSPSKDGTQLDASEQAPAGVPLTIAEERFEEFSPGLDPELLALVQATAELEMAEVQPLYGPIPPPEGTS; this is translated from the coding sequence ATGTACCTGCACGTGCAGCGACTCATCAACGACATCGAGGCCGACGAGCCGGACCCGGCCGCCGCGAACGCGCTCCAGGAGGGGCTGGGCGGCCAGTTCGGCGAGATGCGCACGATGATGCAGTACCTGTTCCAGAGCATGAACTTCCGCGGCCCGGCCGGGAAGCCGTACCGCGACCTGCTGCAGGGGATCGGGACGGAGGAGATCAGCCACGTCGAGCTGATCGGCACGACCATCGTCCGGCTCCTGGACGGCTCGCCGCGGTACAACGGCAAGAAGACCGACCCGCTCGACGAGCCCGGCGCAGGCGGCAGGACGCCGCTCGAGAACGCGCTGCACGAGAGCAACATCCACCACTACCTCGTGGCGTCGCAGGGTGCGCTGCCCGTCGACGCGGCCGGCAACCCGTGGAGCGGCTCGTACGTCTACAACTCCGGCAACCTGGTCCTCGACCTGCTCTACAACCTCATGCTGGAGAGCACGGGACGCCTGCAGAAGTGCCGCATCTACGAGATGACGTCGAACAAGACGGCGCGCTCGACGATCTCCTACCTCATCGTCCGCGACCAGGCGCACGAGAACGCGTACGCGCGGGCCCTGGAGACGCTCGGCGTGAGCTGGGCGTCGGTGCTGCCGATCCCGAAGACCAACGCGGAGAAGTTCCCCGAGGTCCGCAAGCTCCTCGACCTGGGGCTGCAGAGCAAGCAGTACTCGTTCGACCTGACCGCGCAGTCGGAGGCGGGGCGCATCTTCCAGGGCATGTCGCCGTCGAAGGACGGCACGCAGCTCGACGCGTCCGAGCAGGCCCCGGCGGGGGTCCCCCTGACGATCGCCGAGGAGCGGTTCGAGGAGTTCTCCCCCGGGCTCGACCCGGAGCTCCTCGCCCTCGTGCAGGCGACGGCCGAGCTCGAGATGGCGGAGGTGCAGCCCCTGTACGGGCCGATCCCGCCGCCCGAGGGCACGTCCTGA
- a CDS encoding DapH/DapD/GlmU-related protein codes for MRTKRARFELETDDGRVLRYARHDNGGGLVSPDAHVHEDASVAAGAYVEAGAHVGPRSRVGAGSWVDRDVRVGADVTVGTSVHLGPGTSVGAGARVGSRAKVGDGVVVEAGAYVPPDEVVPDRTVVRRGRGAAQPLRSVAA; via the coding sequence ATGAGGACGAAGAGAGCCCGCTTCGAGCTCGAGACCGACGACGGCCGTGTGCTGCGGTACGCGCGCCACGACAACGGCGGCGGCCTCGTCTCGCCCGACGCGCACGTGCACGAGGACGCCTCGGTCGCGGCCGGCGCGTACGTCGAGGCCGGCGCGCACGTCGGACCGCGCAGCCGCGTCGGTGCCGGCAGCTGGGTCGACCGCGACGTACGGGTCGGTGCCGACGTGACCGTCGGCACGTCGGTGCACCTCGGCCCCGGCACGAGCGTCGGGGCGGGCGCCCGCGTGGGCAGCCGCGCGAAGGTCGGCGACGGGGTCGTCGTGGAGGCGGGCGCGTACGTCCCGCCGGACGAGGTGGTGCCCGACCGCACCGTCGTGCGTCGTGGCCGCGGGGCCGCGCAGCCGCTGCGGAGCGTCGCGGCCTGA
- a CDS encoding transglutaminase-like domain-containing protein encodes MLRTVTSHLSIDVRQPLELLLAVTVADAAWDRSELLSVRHEDGPLDVVEIKGPHGARTHRVLAPAGRLVVDYTATVRGQADAPPVDDLDLVEYRRPSRYAESDRLLAFARDQFRGLDGPELLDAVATWVTGHVTYLSGSSLPTDGATDTLLKRRGVCRDFAHLVVALLRAKDVPARLVSVYAPGLKPMDFHAVAEAFVDGAWHVVDATRLAPRESLVRIATGRDATDTAFLSYYGGSLTLRAMTVTATVDGTLPVDDGAGLVTLR; translated from the coding sequence GTGCTGCGCACTGTCACCTCCCACCTGTCGATCGACGTGCGTCAGCCGCTCGAGCTGCTGCTCGCCGTGACCGTCGCGGACGCCGCATGGGACCGTTCCGAGCTCCTGTCGGTCCGCCACGAGGACGGCCCCCTGGACGTCGTCGAGATCAAGGGGCCGCACGGCGCGCGCACCCACCGCGTGCTCGCCCCCGCCGGCCGGCTGGTCGTCGACTACACCGCGACCGTGCGCGGTCAGGCCGACGCACCGCCCGTCGACGACCTCGACCTCGTCGAGTACCGCCGGCCGAGCCGGTACGCCGAGTCCGACCGGCTGCTCGCGTTCGCACGCGACCAGTTCCGCGGGCTCGACGGGCCCGAGCTGCTCGACGCCGTCGCCACCTGGGTGACCGGGCACGTCACGTACCTGTCGGGCTCCAGCCTGCCGACGGACGGCGCGACGGACACGCTGCTCAAGCGGCGCGGCGTGTGCCGCGACTTCGCGCACCTGGTCGTCGCCCTGCTGCGGGCCAAGGACGTCCCCGCGCGGCTCGTGTCCGTCTACGCGCCGGGGCTCAAGCCCATGGACTTCCACGCCGTCGCCGAGGCGTTCGTCGACGGCGCGTGGCACGTGGTGGACGCGACGCGGCTCGCGCCGCGCGAGTCGCTCGTGCGGATCGCGACCGGGCGCGACGCCACGGACACCGCGTTCCTGTCGTACTACGGCGGCTCGCTCACGCTGCGCGCCATGACGGTGACGGCCACGGTCGACGGGACGCTCCCCGTCGACGACGGCGCCGGGCTGGTCACCCTGCGCTGA
- a CDS encoding deoxyguanosinetriphosphate triphosphohydrolase, which produces MLELDGYVDADRERWAPEAPKSRERTAFERDRARIVHSSALRRLGAKTQVLGPSSDDFVRTRLTHTLEVAQVGREIGKTLGCDPDVVDTACLAHDLGHPPFGHNGERALAEIARGIGGFEGNAQTLRLLTRLEPKVVAPDGRTVGLNLTRASLDASVKYPWRHGRGPVSAASGRPTHKFGVYEDDLPVFTWLREDAPDGRKCLEAQVMDLADDISYSVHDVEDAVVGGRLDLGVLTRPDERARVVEAVQTWYGDAVDDEGLHEAMDRLVGAHLWDAGFDGSRGALAMLKDATSQLIGRFAKAAQTATREEYGPGPLTRYAANLVVPLDTTAEILVLKGLAVAYVMAPRELEPLYHRQREMLTDLVRVMSERAPIALEPPFAADWRAADWRAADDDAARLRVVVDQVASLTDVSAAEMHARLVHPPRH; this is translated from the coding sequence ATGCTCGAGCTCGACGGCTACGTCGACGCCGACCGGGAGCGGTGGGCGCCGGAGGCGCCGAAGTCGCGGGAGCGCACGGCGTTCGAGCGCGACCGGGCCCGGATCGTGCACTCGTCCGCGCTGCGACGCCTGGGCGCCAAGACGCAGGTGCTCGGTCCCTCGTCCGACGACTTCGTGCGCACGCGGCTCACGCACACGCTCGAGGTGGCGCAGGTCGGGCGGGAGATCGGCAAGACCCTCGGCTGCGACCCGGACGTCGTCGACACCGCGTGCCTCGCGCACGACCTGGGCCACCCGCCGTTCGGGCACAACGGCGAGCGCGCGCTCGCGGAGATCGCGCGCGGCATCGGCGGGTTCGAGGGCAACGCGCAGACGCTGCGGCTGCTCACGCGCCTGGAGCCGAAGGTCGTCGCGCCCGACGGGCGGACCGTCGGGCTCAACCTCACGCGCGCGAGCCTCGACGCGTCGGTCAAGTACCCGTGGCGGCACGGGCGCGGCCCGGTGAGCGCCGCGAGCGGCCGTCCCACGCACAAGTTCGGCGTCTACGAGGACGACCTGCCCGTGTTCACGTGGCTGCGCGAGGACGCGCCCGACGGTCGCAAGTGCCTCGAGGCGCAGGTCATGGACCTCGCCGACGACATCTCGTACTCGGTGCACGACGTCGAGGACGCCGTCGTCGGCGGGCGCCTCGACCTCGGGGTGCTGACGCGCCCCGACGAGCGGGCGCGCGTCGTCGAGGCCGTGCAGACCTGGTACGGCGACGCGGTCGACGACGAGGGGCTGCACGAGGCGATGGACCGGCTCGTCGGGGCGCACCTGTGGGACGCGGGCTTCGACGGCTCGCGCGGCGCGCTGGCGATGCTCAAGGACGCGACGAGCCAGCTCATCGGCCGGTTCGCGAAGGCCGCGCAGACGGCGACGCGCGAGGAGTACGGGCCGGGGCCGCTCACCCGCTACGCCGCGAACCTCGTGGTGCCGCTCGACACGACCGCCGAGATCCTCGTGCTCAAGGGGCTCGCCGTCGCCTACGTGATGGCGCCGCGCGAGCTCGAGCCGCTCTACCACCGGCAGCGCGAGATGCTGACGGACCTGGTGCGCGTCATGTCGGAGCGCGCGCCGATCGCGCTCGAGCCGCCGTTCGCGGCCGACTGGCGCGCGGCCGACTGGCGCGCGGCCGACGACGACGCCGCACGCCTGCGGGTCGTCGTCGACCAGGTCGCGTCGCTCACGGACGTGTCCGCGGCGGAGATGCACGCCCGTCTCGTGCACCCGCCGCGGCACTGA
- the dnaG gene encoding DNA primase, translated as MAGRIRREDVEAVRERARIEEIVGAHVSLRPAGVGSMKGLCPFHDERSPSFHVRPQVGRYHCFGCGEGGDVIAFVMKVDGLAFAEAVEYLAGRVGIQLRYEEGGAPRPGDEPGRRRRLLDAHKVAEEFYREQLTTPGAAAGRAFLAERGFDRSAAETFGVGFAPQGWDGLLRHLRGRGFTEAELVASGLVSQGQRGVYDRFRGRLVWPIREVTGETVGFGARRLFDEDQGPKYLNTPETPLYRKSQVLYGIDLAKRDMQREKRVVVVEGYTDVMAMHLSGVGTAVATCGTAFGSDHARIVRRLVGDSGSTGGVQLASGASVGGEIIFTFDGDAAGQKAALRAFGEDQSFSAQTFVAVERSGLDPCELRQAKGPDAVRALVAGRQPLYEFVIRSTLESYDLRTAEGRVGALRAAAPVVAGIRDAALRPEYTRLLAGWLGIDDQDAVRRAVAGARSTGRPGGGRDEGRPDERRGRPDDRRGGRADGRPDDRGAARGGPDVVHVPVARMPVPDRRDPVAQVERTALEVVLQLPEHVPDHFDDLAADAFAAPAYRAVHEAVRAAGGVAAARAAVQAAPGASTAWVDAVVEQAAEPVRALVTELAVAPLPEDRPESLPGYVRDVVLRLVEIGYTRHIADLRGRLQRMDPGADAAGYQAAFAELVALEGRRRTLRESA; from the coding sequence GTGGCGGGACGCATCCGACGGGAGGACGTGGAGGCGGTCCGCGAGCGCGCGCGCATCGAGGAGATCGTCGGCGCCCACGTGAGCCTGCGTCCCGCGGGTGTCGGCTCGATGAAGGGCCTGTGCCCGTTCCACGACGAGCGCTCCCCGTCGTTCCACGTCCGTCCGCAGGTCGGCCGCTACCACTGCTTCGGCTGCGGCGAGGGCGGCGACGTCATCGCGTTCGTCATGAAGGTCGACGGGCTCGCGTTCGCGGAGGCGGTCGAGTACCTCGCGGGGCGCGTCGGCATCCAGCTGCGCTACGAGGAGGGCGGTGCGCCGCGACCCGGCGACGAGCCCGGCCGCCGGCGCCGGCTCCTGGACGCGCACAAGGTCGCCGAGGAGTTCTACCGCGAGCAGCTCACGACTCCCGGCGCGGCGGCGGGCCGGGCGTTCCTCGCCGAGCGCGGGTTCGACCGGTCCGCGGCAGAGACGTTCGGTGTCGGGTTCGCGCCGCAGGGCTGGGACGGGCTGCTGCGCCACCTGCGCGGGCGTGGCTTCACCGAGGCGGAGCTCGTCGCGTCGGGACTCGTGAGCCAGGGGCAGCGCGGCGTGTACGACCGGTTCCGCGGGCGGCTCGTGTGGCCCATCCGGGAGGTCACGGGGGAGACGGTCGGCTTCGGCGCGCGCCGGCTGTTCGACGAGGACCAGGGGCCCAAGTACCTCAACACCCCCGAGACGCCGCTCTACCGCAAGTCGCAGGTGCTGTACGGCATCGACCTCGCGAAGCGGGACATGCAGCGCGAGAAGCGCGTCGTCGTCGTCGAGGGCTACACCGACGTCATGGCGATGCACCTGTCGGGCGTCGGCACCGCCGTCGCGACGTGCGGCACCGCGTTCGGCTCCGACCACGCGCGCATCGTGCGGCGCCTCGTGGGCGACTCCGGGTCGACGGGCGGCGTGCAGCTCGCCTCGGGGGCCTCGGTGGGCGGCGAGATCATCTTCACGTTCGACGGCGACGCCGCCGGCCAGAAGGCCGCGCTGCGGGCGTTCGGCGAGGACCAGTCGTTCTCCGCGCAGACGTTCGTCGCCGTGGAGCGCTCCGGTCTGGACCCGTGCGAGCTGCGGCAGGCCAAGGGGCCCGACGCGGTCCGGGCGCTCGTCGCCGGCCGGCAGCCGCTGTACGAGTTCGTCATCCGATCGACGCTCGAGTCGTACGACCTGCGCACCGCCGAGGGGCGGGTCGGTGCCCTGCGCGCCGCGGCGCCCGTCGTCGCGGGGATCCGGGACGCCGCGCTGCGGCCCGAGTACACGCGCCTGCTCGCGGGGTGGCTTGGGATCGACGACCAGGACGCGGTGCGGCGCGCGGTCGCCGGCGCGCGGTCCACCGGGCGCCCCGGCGGCGGGCGCGACGAGGGCCGGCCCGACGAGCGGCGGGGGCGGCCCGACGACCGACGCGGCGGCCGTGCCGACGGGCGCCCCGACGACCGCGGGGCGGCGCGCGGGGGGCCCGACGTCGTCCACGTGCCGGTCGCGCGCATGCCCGTGCCGGACCGGCGCGACCCCGTGGCCCAGGTCGAGCGCACCGCGCTCGAGGTCGTCCTGCAGCTCCCCGAGCACGTCCCGGACCACTTCGACGACCTCGCCGCGGACGCGTTCGCCGCGCCCGCGTACCGGGCGGTGCACGAGGCGGTCCGTGCCGCGGGCGGCGTCGCGGCCGCGCGGGCCGCGGTGCAGGCGGCCCCGGGCGCATCGACGGCGTGGGTCGACGCGGTCGTCGAGCAGGCCGCCGAGCCGGTGCGCGCGCTCGTCACGGAGCTCGCGGTCGCGCCGCTGCCCGAGGACCGGCCGGAGTCGCTTCCGGGCTACGTGCGCGACGTCGTGCTGCGGCTCGTCGAGATCGGCTACACCCGCCACATCGCGGACCTGCGCGGGCGCCTGCAGCGCATGGACCCCGGCGCGGACGCCGCCGGCTACCAGGCGGCGTTCGCCGAGCTCGTCGCTCTCGAGGGCCGCCGCCGCACCCTGCGCGAGAGCGCCTGA
- a CDS encoding serine/threonine-protein kinase, whose protein sequence is MPPAVGSEPRPSWWSGDVTDRPAPATGPVVLGHRYRLDEVIGRGGVATVHRAQDELLDRVVAVKVLPPVARDSDDLRRHEAEIRVLAGLRHPGLVRLFDADTVAVDADHVQAYLVMELVPGPTLGRRLADGPLTARQTAAVGRAAAEAIAVVHAQDVIHRDVKPGNILLVSDDCLDGDEPAEHPVKIVDFGIARLAAATRLTMTGTIVGTASYLSPEQAVGSALGPSSDVYALGLVLLECLTGAPAFSGTMAEVAAARLARDPEVPGDLDPRLAALVVGMTARRPEDRPSAEEVAHALGDVLDRPDAVDPVDAGDGELGRTRVMPAVPTPVPYPGPGEHALADAVSAGTAAVGAAADDTAAVGTAAVGTVPDGGAAARGELPRAAEAPTIAPAPGRRRSVPASVAPGHRRLAALGRAGSRRARVAAVTVLVLLLVVAGGVLAARLAAPDGAVEPPDYPAVEGPLGDALTRLQQEVAP, encoded by the coding sequence ATGCCCCCCGCAGTCGGCAGCGAGCCCCGCCCGTCGTGGTGGTCCGGCGACGTGACCGACCGGCCCGCCCCCGCCACCGGGCCCGTGGTGCTGGGCCACCGGTACCGCCTCGACGAGGTGATCGGCCGTGGCGGCGTCGCGACCGTGCACCGCGCGCAGGACGAGCTGCTCGACCGCGTCGTCGCCGTCAAGGTGCTCCCGCCCGTCGCGCGTGACAGCGACGACCTGCGCCGCCACGAGGCCGAGATCCGTGTCCTCGCCGGGCTGCGGCACCCCGGGCTGGTCCGGCTGTTCGACGCCGACACGGTGGCGGTCGACGCGGACCACGTGCAGGCGTACCTCGTCATGGAGCTCGTGCCGGGTCCCACCCTGGGACGCCGCCTCGCCGACGGGCCGCTGACCGCCCGGCAGACCGCGGCCGTCGGACGCGCCGCCGCGGAGGCGATCGCGGTCGTGCACGCGCAGGACGTGATCCACCGCGACGTCAAGCCCGGCAACATCCTGCTCGTCTCGGACGACTGCCTCGACGGCGACGAGCCCGCCGAGCACCCGGTCAAGATCGTGGACTTCGGCATCGCCCGCCTCGCGGCCGCGACCCGGCTCACCATGACGGGGACCATCGTCGGCACCGCGTCGTACCTGAGCCCGGAGCAGGCGGTCGGCAGCGCGCTCGGGCCGTCGAGCGACGTGTACGCCCTGGGGCTCGTCCTGCTCGAGTGCCTCACCGGCGCGCCCGCGTTCAGCGGCACCATGGCGGAGGTCGCGGCTGCCCGCCTCGCGCGGGACCCCGAGGTGCCCGGCGACCTCGACCCGCGCCTGGCCGCGCTCGTCGTCGGCATGACGGCCCGCCGCCCCGAGGACCGGCCGAGCGCCGAGGAGGTCGCGCACGCGCTGGGCGACGTGCTGGACCGGCCCGACGCCGTCGACCCCGTGGACGCCGGGGACGGTGAGCTCGGCCGCACGCGGGTCATGCCTGCGGTCCCCACGCCGGTGCCGTACCCGGGACCGGGGGAGCACGCGCTGGCGGACGCGGTTTCGGCCGGCACGGCAGCCGTCGGCGCGGCAGCTGACGACACGGCAGCCGTGGGCACGGCAGCCGTGGGCACCGTGCCCGACGGCGGCGCGGCGGCCCGCGGGGAGCTCCCGCGCGCCGCGGAGGCGCCGACGATCGCCCCCGCGCCCGGCCGCCGCCGCTCCGTGCCCGCGTCGGTCGCACCGGGGCACCGGCGGCTCGCGGCCCTCGGCCGGGCGGGCTCGCGCCGTGCCCGCGTCGCCGCGGTCACTGTGCTCGTGCTCCTGCTCGTCGTCGCGGGCGGTGTGCTCGCCGCACGGTTGGCGGCACCGGACGGTGCGGTCGAGCCACCTGACTACCCCGCGGTCGAGGGTCCGCTCGGCGACGCCCTCACGCGCCTGCAGCAGGAGGTGGCGCCGTGA
- a CDS encoding VOC family protein has protein sequence MASTNSTLHPNLSVSGAREAIDFYVRALGAEVVSVIESGGIVVHSDLRLGGSTFTVAEPFPEMGSTAPDPEQPVPASFTLEVADCDAAFARAVEAGARAVSEPTDEFHGGRIAQLRDPFGHRWFLNQHLEDVAPEELQRRVDAWTAAQAPA, from the coding sequence GTGGCCAGCACGAACAGCACCCTGCACCCCAACCTCTCGGTGTCCGGCGCCCGCGAGGCGATCGACTTCTACGTGCGCGCCCTGGGCGCCGAGGTGGTGAGCGTGATCGAGAGCGGCGGGATCGTCGTGCACAGCGACCTGCGGCTCGGCGGGTCGACGTTCACCGTCGCCGAGCCGTTCCCGGAGATGGGCTCGACCGCGCCCGACCCCGAGCAGCCCGTGCCCGCGTCGTTCACCCTGGAGGTCGCCGACTGCGACGCGGCGTTCGCGCGGGCCGTCGAGGCCGGAGCGCGCGCGGTCAGCGAGCCGACCGACGAGTTCCACGGCGGCCGCATCGCCCAGCTGCGCGACCCGTTCGGCCACCGCTGGTTCCTCAACCAGCACCTGGAGGACGTCGCGCCCGAGGAGCTGCAGCGGCGCGTCGACGCGTGGACGGCCGCACAGGCGCCCGCCTGA